In the genome of Chryseobacterium sp. 52, the window TCAGTAATATTACCCTTTTCCCCTGCTTGTGCATATGATGAAAAATCAATCATATAGGATGCTTTACCATATTTACTTTTAATATAAGCTCCCAATGGAAAATAATCTTTACTGTATCGCTCTGCAAATGTGTGGATGTTCGCGCACCATATAATCACCTTTTGGTCCCTGTAAACAGAATCGATCTGATGAATTACATTATTGGCCATCAGAGAATCCCTGAAATGCATGCTTTGCATGGATCCCTGCTTGTATTTCCATGATTTATTCAGGTTATCTTTTATATCGTGGAGATATCTTGCATACATGGTGTTTTCAGTAGTTTTCTCCTGCTTTAAAACAGCCTGTTCAAGTCTTGTAATCTCTTGAAGAAGTTCATTTTTTTGATTTCCTTTTAATATTTTGCTGACATACTTTGGATAAATGAAATTAGAAAGTTCATTGAGATGCTTATTAAAAATGGGAAAATCATTAATATTGATCGTTTTACGGCTTAAAAAATCTTTCAGAAGCCGGCTGCGTCGGGTAAATAAATTACTTCCTGTGAACTGGATATCGAAGCCTCCGAGTTCAATCGGGGTAGAAGTCGTCTTTGTCTTTTGATAGTATCTGATCAATGGCTGAGTCTCTTTGCTGGCCCACCAGAACGGGAAAAGTCCCAGTCCTCCGATAGAATCTGCAGGAACTTTCATTCTGTGATCGTTCATTTCCTCATTCATGATCCATGTGTCATACTGCGCAGCTTCATATAAAACGACATTATAGTTTAAATTTTCATGGAGGTATTTGATCAGTCTGCTTTTTGCCAGAAACGTAGCTCCGTCATAATGGGTATTTTCTCCAAGCATGACAATTTTATTGTCTTTAAGAGCAGAATCAAGTACTTTAAGGTCACTGTTGTCACCATACTCCATTGAAATACTTTTGATGGAGTGTTTATATCGCTGGACTTCAGACAATAATTCCTGCTTTTCCTTTTGGGGAATTTCCTGATAAACAATTTTATTAAGAACAAAAACTGCAATAATAGAAATTACAAAAATGTATAGTATTTTTTTCATTAATTAAAATTTACAGTGGTGTTAAATATGGGTGTGTTTTCTTTGATAAGTAGAGCTTTAATAAATAATGTTACTCTTTTGTGTGAATTATTTATTTTAATCCCGAAAATAATGCCAGAAGATAAATGATGACGAATTGTCTTCCGATTTTTTATCTGGAAATGATTGGTAATAAAAAAAACTCATCATTTGCATGATGAGTTTTTAAGTGTTTGTAGGCGTTTAATAATTATTTCCCTTTATCAGCAAGTTGAATTTCAGTATTCATATGACCTCTTATTAAAGTGACAGAATTGAGTTTTTCACCTTTGAAATCCAGTTTTAGCAAGTTAGGGTAGTCTACAATTTTAAATAAGCCATTTTTCAGGTACAACAGCTCATTATCGTTCGATCCTTTAAAATATTCCAAAAATGGAGATTCAACATAAAGGCGGTTGTTTTTTTCTACTATCTTGGTTTTCATTCCCTGTCCATAGAGGAAATCGCTGTAAGTTCCAATTAGTTTTTTTCTTAAGTTTAAAGGGATTTCCTGAGTGTCTTCATGAAGCATCTTATTATTCCAGCCCATCAGGGTTAGAAGCTTTATTCGGGTTTGGTTCATCACAGGAATACGATTAGGCTTTTCACCATTCGCAAGCATGATAAAGCCGTTTCCATCTGTCATCGTTGCAGAAATATTACCTCCAACTCCGGTATTAGAACCGTTACACATAAACCAGTCATAGTTGTTATAACCTACAGACTTTTGCCATCCGTATCCCCAACCCCCAACAGCATTTTTTAACGCGGTTACTTCAGTTACTTTTTTGGCAATACGATTAGAGATTACCTTATTGTTTTTATTGCGCAGGGCATTTTGTATTTCAATAGAAAGTTTAGCCAGATCAGCGGGTGTAGACCATACTCCTGATGCTCCGGTTTGTGGTGCAATTGGCAAGCCTGTTTTAATAACTTTTCCATCTTTATCATGAACAAGTGCGACATTGGTTAAAAATCCATTTTCATTAGGCTGTATCATTGTTGTGTTTTTCATGCCAAGAGGTGAAAAGATATGTTCTTGTGCAAGCTCAGCAATAGATTTATGTAAAGTATCTTCTAATGCCATTTGGACAATTACGTAGCCGCCACCACTGTACTCAAAATTAGTTCCCGGTGTAAACAAGAATTCAATTTCCTTATCATATCTCGCGATCTGTCCCAAAAGACTTTGTTTTATTGTTGGAATTGTATCTCCTTCATAATAATCTGCAAATCCACCTTGATTGGTACCGGAAGTATGATTAAAAAATTGTTTCCAGGTTGGATTGTGATTTTCAGTAAACTTATTTTTGGGCAAATGCCAGCGTTTTAGATACTTGTCTATGGGCTCATCTAAATTAATTAATCCTTTCTCTTCAAGTATGTGACAAAGAAGTGCCGTGATTGGTTTTGTAATGGATGCGGTAGAAAAAGCCGTGTTTGGGTCAATCTTCTCTTTAGAATTTATTGATTTTACACCAAATTGATTGGAATAAACAACTTCGTAGTTTTCAAAAACAACAAGACTAAATCCTGCAAGCTTACGCTTTTCTAACTGTTGTTCAATATGTAAACTGTCGGTAAGAAAACTGTAATCTCTTTTTTGTAATAATGCTTTGGTGTTTGTTCTGCAGCTCGAAACTATTGCGATAAGAAACAGTAGGTAAATCGTATTTTTCATGGTATCGTAATGTTAAAAATTTATTTCGATACAAATTTGCGGAAGAAATTAACCCTTCGCGACCGAGTGAAAGAAGTCGAACGCATTTACGTGTGAAAATGAGTACGAATGTTTGAAAAATAAAGTACGAATAGTTACAAAATATTGTTTTGCAGGCTTTTACGGTAAGCTGTAGGTGTGGTGCCGGTGTGTTTTTTAAATGCAGTATTGAAAGAAGATTTTGAATTAAATCCAACTTCATATAAAATTTCAAGAACGGTAACTTTACTTTTTGTCCCATCTTTTAAAATATCCATGGCATTTTCTATGCGGTAATTGTTAATGAAGTCATAGAAATGCTGACCTAACTGATGATTAATTAAAAGAGATAAATCCCGAACAGGAATTTCAGTCTCATTGGAAATATCTTTAATAGTCAGAGAAGGATTAAGAAATGGCTTTTCTCCAATCATGTACTTCTTTAACTTCAATAATTCCTCATCGTATTCTTCTTCATTTAAAGCCAGATGCTCATCTTTTTTTTCTTCAGAAATGATCTCGCTGACAAGCTTTAATTTTGAATCAATATTTCTGAATAAACCGGGATTGTTAAGTGCTTTAAATAAATACCAGCATATAATAGGCAGCTGAACTAGCAAAAGTCCAATTTTTATCCATTCAGAAATATAGGGATGATCAGAAAATTTCAAAACATTTTTTAAAATAGCAACGAAATATACCGTGCTTAATACGACTGCAAACTGGAAGAGCCAGTTATAGGAATTGATATTGGTGCCGGCATTATTTTCAAGATACAGTTTTTTCGCCTTTCTTAATACCATAAAAACAGCAATAATATACACAATCAATTGGATGTGTAGAAGAATATGATTGAACTGGAGTTCTATCATATTTTTACGGTTTTCAAGAAAATTGATTTTAGAAGCCAGATCTACAGCATAAAAGCGGGGTAATAAAGTGAGATTCGCAATTAAAAAAGGAAGCA includes:
- a CDS encoding erythromycin esterase family protein, whose protein sequence is MKKILYIFVISIIAVFVLNKIVYQEIPQKEKQELLSEVQRYKHSIKSISMEYGDNSDLKVLDSALKDNKIVMLGENTHYDGATFLAKSRLIKYLHENLNYNVVLYEAAQYDTWIMNEEMNDHRMKVPADSIGGLGLFPFWWASKETQPLIRYYQKTKTTSTPIELGGFDIQFTGSNLFTRRSRLLKDFLSRKTININDFPIFNKHLNELSNFIYPKYVSKILKGNQKNELLQEITRLEQAVLKQEKTTENTMYARYLHDIKDNLNKSWKYKQGSMQSMHFRDSLMANNVIHQIDSVYRDQKVIIWCANIHTFAERYSKDYFPLGAYIKSKYGKASYMIDFSSYAQAGEKGNITDKPGKFAIENIFHDTRTPYFFLNLRNIPENSLLKKEFVSTINQRIDQKRNWSRLFDGIFYIDTNTFLTPIKK
- a CDS encoding serine hydrolase domain-containing protein encodes the protein MKNTIYLLFLIAIVSSCRTNTKALLQKRDYSFLTDSLHIEQQLEKRKLAGFSLVVFENYEVVYSNQFGVKSINSKEKIDPNTAFSTASITKPITALLCHILEEKGLINLDEPIDKYLKRWHLPKNKFTENHNPTWKQFFNHTSGTNQGGFADYYEGDTIPTIKQSLLGQIARYDKEIEFLFTPGTNFEYSGGGYVIVQMALEDTLHKSIAELAQEHIFSPLGMKNTTMIQPNENGFLTNVALVHDKDGKVIKTGLPIAPQTGASGVWSTPADLAKLSIEIQNALRNKNNKVISNRIAKKVTEVTALKNAVGGWGYGWQKSVGYNNYDWFMCNGSNTGVGGNISATMTDGNGFIMLANGEKPNRIPVMNQTRIKLLTLMGWNNKMLHEDTQEIPLNLRKKLIGTYSDFLYGQGMKTKIVEKNNRLYVESPFLEYFKGSNDNELLYLKNGLFKIVDYPNLLKLDFKGEKLNSVTLIRGHMNTEIQLADKGK
- a CDS encoding helix-turn-helix domain-containing protein, with product MIELQFNHILLHIQLIVYIIAVFMVLRKAKKLYLENNAGTNINSYNWLFQFAVVLSTVYFVAILKNVLKFSDHPYISEWIKIGLLLVQLPIICWYLFKALNNPGLFRNIDSKLKLVSEIISEEKKDEHLALNEEEYDEELLKLKKYMIGEKPFLNPSLTIKDISNETEIPVRDLSLLINHQLGQHFYDFINNYRIENAMDILKDGTKSKVTVLEILYEVGFNSKSSFNTAFKKHTGTTPTAYRKSLQNNIL